Proteins found in one Actinokineospora alba genomic segment:
- a CDS encoding MFS transporter translates to MLVGDRADINAVLVVFALNGVIFGSWASRVPALATQVGAAEGTLGLALVGASIGMIFAASLTGRLAARYGARVLVAGSGVAACVVLPLLGLSPTIALLGLTLVLLGASVGTLDVAMNIAAVTVVRRTDRPLMPIFHAAFSFGGLLGAAGAALAAFAAWPPLPHLAVVAVIVTVTLLAVARAVPVELIPDVAPAAAARTPIRRPVLWLLAAVALCSAVAEGASADWSALFAVEYRGMHEASAAFVYGTFSVAMAITRLLGERAERRFGPERLLVGGALIAGGGLLLATTVHTTFAIFAGFALAGVGLAYAFPIALSLAGDAGRRADGTGGEREIGFVTTIAYSGFLAGPPLIGGIAHVTDLAVALSLAGVVAALIAPAALAAAAAGRRERRLVSVRD, encoded by the coding sequence GTGGGAGACCGGGCGGACATCAACGCCGTGCTTGTCGTATTCGCGCTTAACGGCGTGATTTTCGGGTCATGGGCCTCCCGGGTGCCGGCCCTGGCGACCCAGGTCGGCGCGGCCGAGGGCACGCTCGGCCTGGCCCTGGTCGGGGCCAGTATCGGCATGATCTTCGCCGCGTCCCTGACCGGTCGGCTCGCCGCCCGCTACGGCGCAAGGGTGTTGGTGGCAGGCTCCGGCGTGGCGGCCTGCGTGGTCCTGCCCCTGCTGGGCCTGAGCCCGACCATCGCGCTGCTCGGCCTGACCCTGGTCCTGCTCGGCGCCAGCGTCGGCACGCTCGATGTGGCCATGAACATCGCCGCCGTCACCGTCGTCCGGCGAACCGACCGTCCCCTGATGCCGATCTTCCACGCCGCGTTCAGCTTCGGCGGCCTCCTCGGCGCGGCGGGCGCCGCCCTCGCCGCCTTCGCGGCCTGGCCACCCCTGCCGCACCTGGCGGTAGTCGCCGTCATCGTCACCGTGACCCTGCTCGCCGTGGCGCGCGCGGTTCCCGTAGAGCTCATCCCCGACGTCGCCCCGGCGGCCGCCGCGCGAACCCCGATCCGCCGTCCGGTCCTCTGGCTGCTCGCCGCGGTCGCCCTGTGCTCCGCGGTCGCCGAGGGCGCCAGCGCCGACTGGTCAGCCCTGTTCGCCGTGGAATACCGAGGGATGCACGAAGCGTCCGCGGCATTCGTCTACGGCACCTTCTCGGTCGCCATGGCCATCACCCGCCTCCTCGGCGAGCGCGCCGAACGACGCTTCGGCCCCGAGCGCCTCCTCGTCGGCGGCGCGCTGATCGCGGGCGGCGGCCTGCTGCTGGCCACGACGGTCCACACGACGTTCGCGATCTTCGCCGGTTTCGCCCTCGCCGGAGTCGGCCTCGCCTACGCCTTCCCCATCGCCCTGAGCCTGGCGGGCGACGCGGGCCGCCGTGCCGACGGGACAGGCGGGGAGCGGGAGATCGGCTTCGTCACCACGATCGCCTACAGCGGCTTCCTCGCCGGACCGCCGCTGATCGGCGGGATCGCGCACGTCACGGACCTGGCGGTCGCGCTGTCGTTGGCGGGCGTGGTGGCCGCCCTGATCGCCCCAGCGGCCCTCGCGGCGGCAGCGGCGGGCAGGCGGGAACGGCGGTTGGTGTCCGTGCGGGACTGA
- a CDS encoding cytochrome c oxidase assembly protein: MSQASPPETNAPRRAAGIAPLLIVGGLLAAVVAAALVVLAGGNRYVILGLPSPDAFTQHGLTVVRVLSEIGAVVTVGSLLFAAFLVPPRDTGALDVGGYAALRMAGWGSAAWFVGALLSAPFTAADAVGRPIGDVLPADILITLIGTLSQAKAWLLTAAIALLVLVGTRIVLTWGWTTVLFGLALAGIVPVAVTGHSSSGGQHDLATNSLLLHLLAAALWVGGLVALLAHGRRGHDHLGLAASRFSRIALVCWIVMAGSGVVNALVRLPLSDLFSTSYGLLVVAKIVALLVLGVFGYLQRERGVKGIVERGTGAALLRLAATEVLIMLVTFGIAAGLARTPPPRTAYVEPGRVELQLGYPIDAAPTAMRLIFDVRFDLIFGTLAIVMAALYLRGVFRLRRQDIAWPVGRTIAWLAGCFVILFATSSGFGKYSPAMFSIHMQTHMMLSMLAPVLLVLGGPMTLALRAIKPAGKGAPPGMREWVLAFVHSPVSRALTNPVVALVLFVGSFYGLYLSGLFDSAVPEHWAHLLMNAHFLLVGYIFYWPVLGVDPSPRKLPYLARLGLVFASMPFHAFFGVILMSMQTVVGQQFYRSLALPWNTDLLADQRLGGGIAWASGEIPLLLVLIALLVQWARADDREARRTDRRVDSGDSDDLDAYNAMLKQMADPKP; the protein is encoded by the coding sequence GTGTCCCAGGCCAGCCCCCCGGAAACCAACGCCCCCCGTCGCGCGGCGGGCATCGCGCCCCTCCTCATCGTCGGCGGCCTGTTGGCCGCTGTCGTCGCGGCCGCGCTCGTCGTCCTGGCCGGGGGCAACCGGTACGTCATCCTCGGCCTGCCCTCGCCGGACGCGTTCACCCAGCACGGCCTGACCGTCGTGCGCGTCCTGTCCGAGATCGGCGCCGTCGTCACCGTCGGCTCGCTGCTCTTCGCCGCTTTCCTGGTCCCGCCCCGCGACACCGGCGCCCTCGACGTCGGCGGGTACGCCGCGCTGCGGATGGCCGGGTGGGGTTCCGCAGCGTGGTTCGTCGGCGCGCTCCTGTCCGCCCCCTTCACCGCCGCCGACGCGGTCGGCAGGCCCATCGGAGACGTCCTTCCCGCCGACATCCTGATCACCCTCATCGGGACGCTCTCCCAGGCGAAGGCGTGGCTGCTGACCGCCGCCATCGCGCTGCTCGTCCTCGTCGGCACCCGCATCGTCCTGACCTGGGGCTGGACCACGGTCCTGTTCGGCCTCGCGCTCGCGGGCATCGTCCCCGTCGCGGTCACCGGCCACTCGTCGAGCGGCGGCCAGCACGACCTGGCCACCAACAGCCTGCTGCTGCACCTGCTCGCCGCGGCTCTCTGGGTCGGCGGCCTGGTCGCGCTGCTCGCGCACGGCCGCCGCGGCCACGACCACCTGGGACTCGCCGCATCCCGGTTCTCCCGGATCGCGCTGGTGTGCTGGATCGTCATGGCCGGGTCCGGTGTGGTCAACGCCCTGGTCAGGCTGCCCCTGAGCGACCTGTTCAGCACGTCCTACGGCCTGCTTGTCGTGGCCAAGATCGTCGCCCTGCTCGTCCTGGGCGTCTTCGGCTACCTGCAGCGCGAACGCGGCGTGAAGGGGATAGTCGAGCGTGGCACCGGCGCGGCACTGCTTCGGCTGGCCGCCACCGAAGTGCTGATCATGCTGGTCACCTTCGGCATCGCCGCGGGCTTGGCCCGCACACCGCCACCACGGACCGCGTACGTCGAGCCCGGTCGGGTCGAACTGCAACTCGGCTACCCGATCGACGCCGCCCCCACGGCGATGCGCCTGATCTTCGACGTCCGCTTCGACCTGATCTTCGGCACCCTCGCGATCGTCATGGCCGCGCTCTACCTGCGGGGCGTGTTCCGCCTGCGCCGCCAGGACATCGCGTGGCCGGTCGGCCGAACGATCGCCTGGCTCGCGGGCTGCTTCGTCATCCTCTTCGCGACCTCGTCCGGCTTCGGCAAGTACTCGCCCGCCATGTTCAGCATCCACATGCAGACCCACATGATGCTGAGCATGTTGGCGCCGGTCCTGTTGGTTCTCGGCGGCCCGATGACGCTGGCTCTTCGCGCGATCAAACCCGCGGGCAAAGGCGCGCCTCCCGGTATGCGCGAATGGGTCCTGGCGTTCGTGCACTCGCCGGTCTCGCGCGCGCTGACGAATCCCGTGGTCGCGCTCGTCCTGTTCGTCGGGTCGTTCTACGGCCTCTACCTGTCCGGCCTGTTCGACTCCGCCGTGCCCGAGCACTGGGCGCATCTGCTGATGAACGCCCACTTCCTGCTGGTCGGCTACATCTTCTACTGGCCGGTCCTCGGGGTCGACCCGTCGCCGCGCAAGCTGCCGTATCTGGCCCGGCTCGGCCTGGTGTTCGCCTCGATGCCCTTCCACGCCTTCTTCGGCGTGATCCTGATGAGCATGCAAACCGTGGTGGGCCAACAGTTCTACCGGTCCCTCGCGCTGCCGTGGAACACCGACCTGCTCGCCGACCAGCGCCTCGGCGGCGGCATCGCCTGGGCGTCCGGGGAAATCCCGCTGCTGCTCGTGCTGATCGCCCTGCTCGTGCAGTGGGCCCGCGCCGACGACCGGGAGGCCCGGCGCACCGACCGCCGCGTCGACAGCGGTGACAGCGACGACCTCGACGCGTACAACGCGATGCTCAAGCAGATGGCGGACCCGAAGCCCTAG
- a CDS encoding DUF7218 family protein gives MPNPSIKNEKLYRELRDDGESKEKAARIANASAKEGKSKVASRGGKSKSYEDWSVDDLRKRASEVGIDGRSSMSKDELVKALRNH, from the coding sequence ATGCCGAACCCGAGCATCAAGAACGAGAAGCTCTACCGCGAGCTGCGCGACGACGGCGAGTCCAAGGAGAAGGCCGCCCGCATCGCCAACGCCTCCGCCAAGGAAGGCAAGTCCAAGGTCGCGTCCCGCGGCGGGAAGTCGAAGTCTTACGAGGATTGGTCTGTCGACGACCTGCGCAAGCGCGCGAGCGAGGTCGGAATCGATGGGCGCTCGTCGATGTCGAAGGATGAGCTGGTCAAGGCCCTGCGGAACCACTGA
- the ettA gene encoding energy-dependent translational throttle protein EttA yields the protein MAEFIYTMKKVRKAHGDKVILDDVTLNFLPGAKIGVVGPNGAGKSTVLKIMAGLDQPNNGEAFLSPGYSVGVLQQEPPLNEEKTVLGNVQEAVGEIKGKLDRFNEIAELMATEYSDELMEEMGKLQEELDHADAWDLDSQLEQAMDALRCPPPDADVTVLSGGERRRVALCKLLLSKPDLLLLDEPTNHLDAESVLWLEQHLAQYPGAVLAVTHDRYFLDNLAEWILEIDRGRTYPYEGNYSTYLEKKAERLAVQGKKDQKLQKRLKDELAWVRSNAKARQTKSRSRLDRYEEMAAEAEKTRKLDFEEIQIPPGPRLGNIVVEVNKLKKGFDDRVLIDGLSFDLPRNGIIGVIGPNGVGKTTLFKTIVGLEKPDAGEVKVGETVLLSYVDQNRSNIDPKKTVFETVSGGLDYLKVGQVEMPSRAYVSAFGFKGPDQQKPAGVLSGGERNRLNLALTLKQGGNLILLDEPTNDLDVETLGSLENALEQFPGCAVVISHDRWFLDRTCTHILAWEGTDEDPSKWFWFEGNFEGYEKNKIERMGADAARPHRVTYRKLTRD from the coding sequence ATGGCCGAGTTCATCTACACCATGAAGAAGGTGCGCAAGGCGCACGGGGACAAGGTCATCCTTGATGACGTCACCCTCAACTTCCTGCCCGGCGCCAAGATTGGCGTTGTCGGTCCGAACGGTGCTGGTAAGTCCACCGTTTTGAAGATCATGGCGGGCCTCGATCAGCCGAACAACGGCGAGGCTTTCCTCTCGCCCGGCTACTCGGTGGGCGTCCTGCAGCAGGAGCCGCCGCTCAACGAGGAGAAGACTGTCCTGGGCAACGTCCAGGAGGCCGTGGGCGAGATCAAGGGCAAGCTCGACCGGTTCAACGAGATCGCCGAACTCATGGCGACCGAGTACTCCGACGAGCTGATGGAGGAGATGGGCAAGCTCCAGGAGGAGCTCGACCACGCCGACGCGTGGGACCTCGACTCCCAGCTCGAGCAGGCCATGGACGCGCTGCGCTGCCCGCCGCCGGACGCCGACGTCACGGTGCTCTCCGGTGGTGAGCGCCGCCGGGTCGCCCTGTGCAAGCTGCTGCTGTCCAAGCCCGACCTCCTGCTGCTCGACGAACCCACCAACCACCTCGACGCCGAGAGCGTGCTGTGGCTCGAACAGCACCTCGCGCAGTACCCGGGCGCCGTCCTGGCCGTCACACACGACCGGTACTTCCTCGACAACCTCGCCGAGTGGATCCTCGAGATCGACCGCGGCCGCACCTACCCGTACGAAGGCAACTACTCCACCTACCTGGAGAAGAAGGCCGAGCGGCTCGCGGTGCAGGGCAAGAAGGACCAGAAGCTGCAGAAGCGGCTCAAGGACGAGCTGGCCTGGGTCCGGTCCAACGCCAAGGCCCGCCAGACGAAGTCCCGTTCCCGCCTCGACCGCTACGAGGAGATGGCGGCCGAAGCGGAGAAGACGCGCAAGCTCGACTTCGAGGAGATCCAGATCCCGCCGGGCCCGCGCCTGGGCAACATCGTCGTCGAGGTGAACAAGCTCAAGAAGGGCTTCGACGACCGGGTCCTGATCGACGGCCTGTCCTTCGACCTGCCGCGCAACGGCATCATCGGCGTGATCGGGCCCAACGGCGTCGGCAAGACCACGCTGTTCAAGACCATCGTCGGCCTGGAGAAGCCGGACGCGGGCGAGGTCAAGGTCGGCGAGACGGTGCTGCTGTCCTACGTCGACCAGAACCGGTCGAACATCGACCCGAAGAAGACGGTTTTCGAGACCGTCTCCGGTGGGCTCGACTACCTCAAGGTCGGCCAGGTCGAGATGCCGTCGCGCGCGTACGTCAGCGCGTTCGGCTTCAAGGGCCCCGACCAGCAGAAGCCCGCGGGTGTGCTGTCCGGTGGTGAGCGCAACCGGCTCAACCTGGCGCTGACCCTCAAGCAGGGTGGAAACCTGATCCTGCTCGACGAACCGACAAACGACCTTGACGTCGAAACCCTTGGTTCGCTGGAAAACGCGCTCGAACAATTCCCGGGCTGCGCTGTGGTCATCTCCCACGACCGGTGGTTCCTTGACCGGACGTGCACGCACATCCTGGCCTGGGAGGGAACCGACGAAGATCCCTCCAAGTGGTTCTGGTTCGAGGGCAACTTCGAGGGCTACGAGAAGAACAAGATCGAACGGATGGGTGCCGACGCCGCTCGACCGCACCGGGTGACTTACCGCAAACTGACCCGGGACTAG